The genomic stretch ATTTGCACCTCGACAGCCCGCTGCGCGGACTGGATACCTACGACGGCGCGCCGGTCGAGGAAATCCGGCTTGCCGCGCGCCGGGCCTGCGCGGCCCTGGTCGATCTGGCAATCGACGAGCAAGTGGTCCTCGTGGCCCTGGCCGGCGATATCTACGACGGCGATTGGCCCGACTACAGCACGGGCTTGTTTTTCGTCAGTCAACTGGCGCGGCTGCGGGCGGCCGGCATCCGGGTGTGCCTGATCGCCGGCAATCACGACGCGGCGAACAAGATGACCCGCTCGCTGCCGTTGCCCGAAAACGTCACGTTTTTCTCACACCAGCACCCCGAGTCGATTGAACTGCCCGATTACGACCTGGTGGTGCATGGGCAGAGCTTCGCCCGGGCCGCCGAAACGGATGATTTGTCGGCGCGCTATCCGGCCGCACGGCGCGGAGCGTTCAATCTTGGTTTGCTGCATACCTGCGCCGGCGGTCGCGAAGGCCACGAGCGCTATGCCCCTTGCTCGCTCGAGGGTTTGCTGGCCAAGCAATACGACTACTGGGCGCTCGGCCATGTCCACACGCGCGAGGTTCTGAACGCGGAGCCGCACGTGGCCTTTTGCGGCAACCTGCAAGGCCGGAACATCCGCGAGACCGGGCCCAAAGGTTGCCTACTCGTGTCGGTCGATGACCGGCGCGCCGTGCGAACCGAATTTCGTGAGCTGGACGTCGTCCGCTGGTCGAGAGTCGAGGTCGATCTGCCCGGCGGCTCGCGCCGCGACGATGCGTTGGCCTTGGCGGGCGAGGCCTTGCGCGCGGAATCCGCGATCGCGGGCGGGCGCATCGTGGCCGCGCGCATCGAGCTCGCGGGCGAACCCGCGGTGGCCAATCCGCTGCGGGCAGTGCGCCAGGAACTGCTCGAAGACATCCGTGCCTTGGCCACCGACGTCGGCCAGGGCGAGATTTGGGTCGAAAAGCTACAGGTGCGCAGCCGCGCGGATGAAACGGCCGCGGCCGACTCGGCCGAGCTGCTCGGCCCCTTGGACTCGTTGCGTGGGCTGATCGCCGAGTTGCGCAACGATCCGCGGCGTTTGGCCGAGCTGGGTGTCGATCTGAGCGATCTGGCCGCCAGGTTGCCCAGCGAGCTGATCGACCCGGGCGAAGCCACGCGCGTCGACGACCCGTTGTGGCTGGCCCAGTTCCTTGACGAAGTCGAGCCGCTGCTGGTCTCGCGGCTCCTCGGGCCGGGTGCGACGCCGTGAGATTCGACGCCCTCCGCCTGTTGGCCTTTGGGCCGTTCACACAGCTGGGCATCGACTTGTCGGCCGGCAACCAGGGCCTGCACGTCATCTACGGGCCAAACGAAGCCGGCAAGACCTCGTCGCTGCGGGCCCTGCACGGCTTGCTTTACGGAATTCCGGAGCGTTCGAGCGACGACTTTTTGCACCTCAGCAAAGAGCTGCGCATCGGCGGATCGTTGCGCGGCAGCGGAGGACAGCGGCTCGACGTGGTACGGCGCAAGGCGCGCAAGAATTCGCTGCGCGACGGCAGCGACGACGCGGTGATCGAGGAGCAGGCCCTGACCCGCCTGCTCGGAGGCGTCGATCAGAAACTGTTCGGCATGCTGTTCGCGCTCGATCACGCGACGCTGGTCGCCGGCGGCAAAGAGATTCTGCAAGGCCGGGGACAAGTCGGCGAGCTGTTGTTCGCGGCTGGCGCCGGCATCGCGCCCTTGCGCCGCCTGCAATTCGACTTGCAAGCTCAAGCGGACGAACTTTTCAAACGCAGCGCCGTCAAGCCGCGGATCAATGCCACGCTGGCCGAATACAACAGCACGCGGCTGATGCTCAAACGGGCGCAGCTTTCGGTAGAAGAATGGCGCCGGCAGGACCAGCAGTGCAAGAACGCCCAAACGCGGCGTCAGGAGCTGAACGCGCAATTGGCCGAGGCGCGCACGGAACTGGCGCGGCTCGACCGGCTACATAAGGCCGGTTACGCCGTGAGCCGTTGGCGCGAGTTGGTCGACCAACGCGAACGGCTCGGCGAGGGCCCCTGGTTGGCGGTCGATTTCGGTTCGCGCCGCGAGCGCGCGCAGGCCGATCTGCGCAATGCCCAGCAGACGGTCCGGGCCGCCGAGGAGGCCCTGACGCGACTGAGCGCGGAACACGAGGCCCTGCCGGTGGCGACGCCCCTGGTCCAAGAGCATGACCTGGTCGACGAGCTCCGCGAGCGTCTGGGGAGCCATCGCAAGGCGATGCGCGACCGGCCCGCGCTGCACGACGAGGTCAAGCAGGCGAAC from Pirellulales bacterium encodes the following:
- a CDS encoding DNA repair exonuclease, with translation MFKFIHAADLHLDSPLRGLDTYDGAPVEEIRLAARRACAALVDLAIDEQVVLVALAGDIYDGDWPDYSTGLFFVSQLARLRAAGIRVCLIAGNHDAANKMTRSLPLPENVTFFSHQHPESIELPDYDLVVHGQSFARAAETDDLSARYPAARRGAFNLGLLHTCAGGREGHERYAPCSLEGLLAKQYDYWALGHVHTREVLNAEPHVAFCGNLQGRNIRETGPKGCLLVSVDDRRAVRTEFRELDVVRWSRVEVDLPGGSRRDDALALAGEALRAESAIAGGRIVAARIELAGEPAVANPLRAVRQELLEDIRALATDVGQGEIWVEKLQVRSRADETAAADSAELLGPLDSLRGLIAELRNDPRRLAELGVDLSDLAARLPSELIDPGEATRVDDPLWLAQFLDEVEPLLVSRLLGPGATP